CCTCACCAGCAAGGGGAGCCCCCAGTTCGACGCCATGGCGGCGGCGAACCAGGGCAAGCAGATCGCCATCGTGCTCGACGGCGTGGTGAAGTCGGCGCCCACGATCAACGCGACGTCGTTCAACGGGAAGCCCACGATCACCGGTTCGTTCACCCAGCGGGAGGCGAAGGACCTGGCCCTCGTGCTGCGCTACGGCGCCCTGCCCGTACAGCTGAAGGAACAGAACGTCGAGAAGATCTCGGCGACCCTCGGCAAGGACTCGCTCAAGGCCGGTGTGCTCGCCGGCCTGGTCGGTCTCGTCCTCGTCCTGCTCTACATGATCTTCTACTACCGGGCTCTCGGCATCGTGGTGGTCATGGGCCTGACGGTGTCGGCGTCGCTGCTGTGGTCGATCATCGGGTACCTCGGTGAGCACAACGGCCTCACGCTCTCGCTGTCGGGTGCCACGGGCATCATTGTGTCGATCGGCGTGACCGTCGACTCCTACGTCGTGTTCTTCGAACGTTTGAAAGACGAGTTGAAGTCGGGCAAGACGATTCGCAGCTCGGTCGACCGCGGGTTCTCCAAGGCGTATCGCACCATCCTCAACGCCGATGGCTCGAGCCTCATCGCTGCGCTGGCCCTCTACTGGTTGACGGTGGGCCCCGTGCGCGGCTTCGCCTTCTACCTCGGCTTGTCGACGCTGCTCGACCTCTTCGTCGCCTACTTCTTCACCCGGCCAATGGTGGCGGTGTTGGCCCAGAGCCGGACGTTCACCGAGGCCCGTCACCTCGGCGTGGCCCGCGGCCTCGCGGTGGAAGGAGCCGCAGGATGACGAACGCAACGCACGAACGAGGCCTCTGGACCCGCCTGTACCACGGCGAAACGCGCATCAACTTCCTCAACGCGAGCAAGTGGTTCTTCCTCGCCTCGGGGATCATCATCGTGCTCGGACTGTTGAGCCTCACCTTCAACGGGCTCAACCGCGGTATCGAGTTCCGCGGCGGCACGTCGTGGGAGATACCGGCCCACAAGCTGACGGTGGCCAAGGCGCGCTCGACGCTGCCTGCGGCGCTGCGCGACGCCAAGGTGCAGCAGCTCGGCAGCGGCGCCATCCGCATCGAAGCCGATCCCAAGAGCACGGAGGCGGCGGACAAGATCACCGTCGATCTCGCCAAGGCGGCGCACGTGCAGGAGCGCCAGATCAGCGTCAACTCCGTCGGGCCGACGTGGGGCAAGGAGATCACGGCCAAGGCGCAGCGCGCCCTCGAGTGGTTCCTCGTGCTGGTCGGCATCTTCATTGCCGTGCGCTTCAGCGAGTGGAAGATGGCCGTGACGATTCTCATCGCCCTGGTGCACGACATCCTGATCACCGTTGGCGTGTACTCGCTGTTCAAACTCGAGGTGACGCCGCCGACGGTCATCGCCATCCTGACGATCCTCGGCTATTCGATCTACGACGGCATCGTCGTGTTCGACAAGGTCGAAGAGAACACCAAACCACTCGCGGTGAGCGGGCGCATGACCTACACCGACATGGTCAACGTGTCGCTCAACCAGACGCTGATGCGGTCGGTCAACACGACGCTCACCGCGGTCATGCCGATCCTGTCGCTCTTGGTGATCGGCGCCTTCATCCTCGGCGCCACCACCCTCGAGGAATTCGCCATCGCGCTCCTCATCGGTCTGGCGTCGGGCGCCTACTCGTCGATCTTCATCGCGTCGCCGATCCTGGCGTGGCTGAAAGAGCGTGAGCCGCGCTTCGCCGCCGTGCGAGACCGACTGGCGCGCGGCGTCGGCGGCGGCGGTCCGCTCGTGCCCGGCGTGGCGACCGTGGGCGCGGCGGGCAGTGGTTACCGCGACCGCGATACCGGGGGCGCCGCACCGCTCGTGCCCGGCCAGGTGCTGACCGGCGAGGGTGCGTCGCGTCCGGCTTCCGCGCCCATCACCGCCCGGGCGCGGAAGAAGGGTCGTCGGCGCTAGCCGAACGTACACTCGACTCATGTCGTCGGACTTCGGTTGGTTGAAGAACCACATCACAGAGGTCCCTGACTTCCCACGGCCGGGCGTCGACTTCAAAGACATCACGCCGCTGTTCGCGGATCCCGACGCCTTCCGCTTCGCGGTGGACGCCCTCGCCGATCACGTCGCCGGCGACCAGGTCGACTACGTCGTGGGCATCGAAGCGCGCGGCTTCGTCACGGCCGCGCCCGTCGCCTACCGCCTCGGTGCCGGACTGGTGGTCGTGCGGAAGGAAGGCAAGCTGCCGCGGGTCGTCGAACGCACGATGTACGCGCTCGAGTACGGCGACGGTGTGCTCGAGGTCCACGCCGATGCGATCCCCACGGACGCGCGCGTGCTCATCGTGGACGACGTACTCGCCACCGGCGGCACGGCGGTGGCGGCCGTCGAACTGGTCGAGCGACTCGGTGGCATCGTCGTCGGCCTCGGGTTCCTCGCCGAGTTGGCGTTCCTGCACGGGCGGGACCGCCTCGCCGGTCGCGACGTCACGACCCTGGTCACCTACGAGTAGCTGAGCGATGGCGACGGTCGACAAGGTCCTGCCGTGGCGGCGCACCGCCGCGTCCGACTCGATCGTGGCGCCCGTCGTCGACGCCTACCGCCAGCGCCACAGCAAGGGCGACGCCGCCCTGATCCTGCGGGCGTACGACAGCGCGGCCGAAGCGCACCGTGAACAGACGCGACAGTCGGGCGAGGCCTACATCCACCATCCGGTGGCCGTGGCCAACATCGTGGCCGGCCTCGGGCTCGACGACATCACCATCGCCGCCGCGCTGCTGCACGACGCGGTCGAGGACACGTCGCTCACGCTCAACGACGTCGCCGACCGATTCGGCAGCGTGGTGGCGGCCGTGGTCGACGGCGTCACCAAACTGGACCGGGTCGCCTTCGACTCCAAGGAGGCGCAGCAGGCCGCCACGATGCGCAAGATGCTCGTGGCGATGGCGAAGGACTGGCGCGTCCTCATCATCAAGCTCGCCGACCGGCTGCACAACATGCGCACCGTGGCCGCCATGCCGGTGTGGAAGCAGCGCCGCACCGCGCAGGAGACGCTCGACATCTACGCGCCGCTGGCGCACCGCCTCGGGATCCAGGAACTGCGCTGGCAGCTCGAGGACCTGTCCTTCGCCGTGCTGCACCCGAAGCTGTACGCCGAGATCGACCACATGGTGGCGGTGCGCTCGCCTGAGCGCGAGGCGTATCTGACCGGCGTGCTCGACACCGCCCGCGAACACCTCGAACGCCTCGGGGTCGAAGCCACCGTCACCGGTCGCCCGAAGAACCTGTACTCGATCTACGAGAAAATGGTGATCAAGGGCAAGGAGTTCAACGAGATCTACGACCTCGTCGGCATCCGCGTGCTCGTCGAGTCGCAGAAGGACTGCTACGCCGCCATCGGTGCCATTCACGCCACGTGGCCGCCGCTGCCCGGGCGCGTGAAGGACTACATCGCCACGCCGAAGTTCAACCTGTATCAGTCGCTGCACACGACCGTCGTCGGCCCGGGCGGCAAGCCCCTGGAAGTGCAGATCCGCACCCACGACATGCACCGGCGCGCCGAGTTCGGCATCGCCGCGCACTGGGGCTACAAGGAGAAGGCAACGCCCCAGGACATCGCCTGGGTACAGCGCTTCGTCGACTGGCAGCAGGACACCACCGACCCAGCCGAGTTCCTCGAGACGCTCAAACTCGACCTCGACACCGACGAGGTCTACGTCTTCACTCCCAAGGGCGACATCATGACGTTGCCGATCGGCTCAGTACCGGTCGACTTCGCGTACGCGGTGCACACCGAGGTCGGTCACCGCTGCATCGGTGCGCGCGTCAACGGGCGTCTGGCACGCCTCGACTCGAAGCTGTCGTCGGGCGACACCGTCGAGGTCATCACCTCGAAACTGCCGACCGCGGGCCCGTCGCGCGACTGGCTCGACCAGGTAGCGTCGCCGCGGGCGCGCAACAAGATCCGCCAGTGGTTCAGCCGGGAGCGCCGCGACGACGCCATCGACAATGGTCGTGACGAGTTGTTCAAGGCGATGCGACGCGAGGGCTTGCCCGTCCAGAAGCTGTCGAACTCGCCGATGTTGCCGACCATCGCCGTCGAGATCGGTCACGCCGACCTCGACGCGCTGTACGCCGCGATCGGCGAGAACCACGTCTCGGCGCACTCCGTCGCCCAACGCATCGCCCGTGAGTTGCGCGGCGGCGATCACGAAGAGCAACTGCCGACCACGGCGCGCCAGGAGCGGCGCAGCGCCCGCAAGCGGCACCCGGCCGGCGTCTACGTCGAAGGGCTCGACGACGTCATGGTGCGGCTCTCGAAGTGCTGCACGCCGGTGCCGGGCGACGCCATCTTGGGCTTTGTGACACGGGGCCGCGGCGTGTCGGTCCACCGCGTCGACTGCGCCAACGCGGCGTCGCTGACGGCGATGGCCGACTCCGGGGAGTCGCGGCTGATCGAAGTCGAGTGGGACCGCGAGTCGCCGGGCGTGTTCATGGTGTCGATCGAGGTATTGGCCCTCGACCGCACCCGCCTGCTGCTCGACGTGTCGCGGGTGCTGTCCGAGCACCACATCAACATCCTCGGCTCGGCGACGGGCGCCGGCGCCGACCGCTTGTCGCGCATGCGCTTCGACATCGAACTCGCCGACCCGTCGCACCTCGAGACGCTCCTGTCGGCCATCAAGCGCATCGACTCCGTCTACGACGCCTACCGCGCGCTGCCCGGAAGGAACTAACGGCGTTCTGTGAAGGATCGCCCGTGTCTGACACGGAAAATCTTTCACAGAAGTGTCGGCCTCTAGGCTTCGTCGCTCCATGGCCGGTCAGTACAAAGCTCCGAAGGGGACCTTCGACGTCCTCGGCCCCGAGTCGGCCCGCTACGAGGCGCTCATCGCGCTGTTCGCCACTATGGCGCACCGGTACGGATTTGAGTTGCTCGTGCAGCCCATGTTCGAGGACGTGGGCGTGTTCCAGCGCATCGGTGGCTCGACCGACGTCGTGCGCAAGGAGATGTACGACTTCGAGGACAAGGGCGGCCGCCACATCGCCCTGCGCCCCGAAGGCACGGCGCAGGCGGCGCGCGCCTATCTCGAGTACCACCCCACGCCGCCGTGGAAGGTCTGGTACACCGGCCCGAAGTTCCGCTACGACCGCCCGCAGAAGGGGCGGTACCGCCAGCACCACGAGGTCGGTGTCGAAGCCATCGGCACCAGCGACGCCGACGTCGACGTCGAGGTCATCTCGCTGGCGTGCGACTTCTACGCCGCCCTCGGCCTCACGCGTCTCAAGCTACGCCTGACCTCGCTCGGCGACAGCGTCTGCCGGCCGGCGTACCGTGCCGAGCTCGAGGCGTTCCTCGAAGCCCGCCGCGACCAGCTGTGTCCCGAACATCGCGACCGCATCAGTGAGAACCCGATGCGGGTGCTCGACTGCAAACGCGACGACTGCATCGCCGCCACCAAGGACGCGCCCCACATGGTCGACCGGTTGTGCGAGCCCTGCACCGAGCACTTCGCGCGGGTCAGGGCCGGCCTCGACGCCGCCGGCATCGCGTATGTGCTCGACCCGTCGCTGGTGCGCGGCCTCGACTACTACACGCGCACGACCTTCGAGTTCGAAGCCGAGGCCCTCGAGTCGGCCCAGAACGCCGCCGGCGGCGGGGGCCGTTACGACGGGCTGATCGAGCAGCTCGGTGGTCAGCCGACGCCGGGCATCGGCTTCGGGCTCGGCATCGAGCGCATCCTCATCGCCTGCGACGCCGAAGGCGCCTTCGCCACCCCGACTGAGCGCCTCGACGTGTTCGTCATCGACACGACAGGAGGCGACGCCGCGCGCGACATCGCCCGCGAGTTGCGCCTCGCCGGTCTGCGCGTCGACCGCGCTTTCGACAACCGGTCGTTCAAGTCGCAGATGACCGCGGCGTTGCGGTCGGGGGCGCGCCTCGCAATCGTCGTCGAAGACACCGGCATCACCATCCGCACGCTGATGCAAAAGGGTGAGCCCGTCAGCGTCGAGCGTGCGAACCTTGTTGCTTCCCTCAATGAAAGGTTGTCCTCGTGACCCTCCGTACCGACTACTGCGGGGCCCTGCGCTCCAGTGACATCGGGCGGACCGTCACGGTCTGCGGTTGGGTGGCTCGTCGGCGTGAGCACGGCGAGCACCTGGCGTTCGTCGACGTGCGTGACTACACCGGCGTGGTGCAGTGCGTGGTCGACGGCGCCCACGACTTGCGCAACGAGTACGTCGTCGCCGTGACCGGGGTTGTCCGCGCTCGCCCGGAGGGCACGGTCAACGACAATCTGCCGACGGGAGAGGTCGAGATCGGCGACTGTAGTGTCGAGGTGCTGAACACCGCCGAGCCGCCGCCGTTCCCGCTCGACGGGCGCGTCGACACGGACGAGACCATCCGTCTCCGTTACCGCTACGTCGACCTGCGCACCGAGCGCATGCAGAAGAACCTGCGCGTCCGGGCCAAGGTCAACAGCGCGGTGCGCCGTGCCATGGAGGAGCAGGACTTCCTCGAGATCGAGACGCCCATGCTCATCGCGTCGACGCCCGAAGGGGCGCGCGACTTCGTGGTCCCGTCGCGCCTCCAGCCCGGCACGTTCTACGTGCTGCCGCAGAGCCCGCAGCTGTTCAAGCAGCTGTCGATGGTCGGTGGCTGCGACAAGTACTTCCAGATCGCCCGCTGCCTGCGCGACGAAGACCTGCGCGCCGACCGTCAGTTCGAGTTCATGCAGCTCGACTTGGAGATGAGCTTCGCCGAGCAGCAGGACGTCCTCGCGGCCACCTCGCGCGCGGTCGCCGCCGCGGTCAAGGCGGTCACCGGCGAAGACCTCGGCACCATCGAAACGATGACGTGGCTCGACGCCATGGAGCGTTTCGGATCCGACAAGCCCGACCTGCGCTTCGGCATGGAACTCGTCGAGCTGACCGACGTCTTTGCTGCGACCGAGTTCAACGCGTTCAAGGCGCCCTGCGTCAAGGGCATCAAGGTCGACGGCGGCGCGGAGTTCACCCGCAACCGGCTCGACGACCTCACCGACATGGCCAAGCGCTACGGCGCCAAGGGTCTCGTGTGGATGCGCGTGACCGACGACGGCCTCGACTCGCCCGTCGCCAAGTTCCTCTCCGCCGACGAGATCGGCGCGCTGCGCACCGAGATGAAGGCCCAGACCGGTGACCTGCTCCTGCTGGTGGCCGACGAGCGCCCGAAGGTGCGCCACGTCCTCGGCCTCCTGCGCGTCGAACTCGGCCGCCCCCCGGTCACCGAAGGCGGCCTCCACTTCACCTGGATCGTCGACTTCCCGCTGTTCGAAGGCATCGACGACGACGGCCGGCCCGTCGCCGCCCACCACCTCTTCACGATGCCCAACCTCGAGGACCTCGACAACCTCGAGAGCGATCCGTTGGCGGTGCGTGCCCAGTCCTATGACCTCGTGCTCAACGGCTGGGAGCTGGGTTCGGGTTCGGTGCGAATCCACCGCCCCGACATCCAGCAGCGCGTGTTCGACGCCGTGGGCATCATGCAAGAGGAGGCGCAGCGGCGCTTCGGGTTCTTGCTCGACGCGTTCAGGTACGGCGCCCCGCCCCACGCCGGCTTCGCCTTCGGCCTCGACCGCCTCGTCGCCATCCTCGCCGGCGAGGAGAACATTCGCGAGGTCATCGCCTTCCCCAAGACGCAATCGGGCCTCGACCTGCTCACCGGCGCGCCCACGCCGATCGAGAACGCCCAGCTGACGGAGCTTCAGCTGCGGCACATGCCGCCACCGAAGTAACCGCCCCCTATCGCGAATTGGTGATGGTGAAGCAGAAAGACCCTGCCTCAGCATCACCAATTGCAGTGGGTTGGGTAGGTTCGACGCATCCCGAGCCGTAAATCCGCGTCCGACAACAGCCTCTTCGAGGAGCAGCTGCGCGAGCAGTTGCGACGGCAGGCGCCGCTGGCCGACCGGCTGCGGCCGACCACGCTCGACGAGATCGTGGGCCAGGAACACCTGCTCGGGCCCGGGCGACCCCTGCGCACGCTGGTCGAGTCGGACCGGCTGAGCTCGATCATCCTCTGGGGTCCACCGGGCACCGGCAAGACGACGCTGGCGCGGGTCATCGCCAGCGTCACCAACCGCGCCTTCGTGCCGCTGAGCGCGGTGACCGCCGGCGTGAAGGACGTGCGCGACACCGTCGACGGGGCGCGCCAGCGCCTGGCGGAGGGTGGCCGGCCGACGATCCTGTTCCTCGACGAGGTGCACCGCTTCAACAAGGCGCAGCAGGACGCCTTGCTGCCCTCGGTGGAGGACGGCACGCTCACGCTGATCGGCGCCACGACCGAGAACCCGTACTTCGAGGTGAACGCGCCGCTGCTATCGCGCTCGACGTTGTTCCGCCTCGAACCGCTGGGCGACGACTCGATGCACAAGCTGGCGCAGCGCGCCCTCGACAGCGAAGGCGCCACCGCCGACGACGACGCCGTCGCCCACCTCATCAACCTCGTCGACGGCGACGGCCGCGCCCTGCTTACGTCGCTCGAAGTGGCGATTGTCCTCGCGGGTCCCGACAAGCACGTCACGCTCGAGCACGCCGAGGCGGCCCGTGGCGCCCGCGCCCTGCGCTACGAGCGCGACGACCACTACGACGTCATCTCGGCGTTCATCAAGTCGATCCGCGGCAGCGATCCCGACGCCGGTCTCTACTGGCTGGCGCGCATGATCACCGCGGGGGAGGATCCGCGCTTCATCGCCCGCCGCCTCGTCATCCTCGCCAGCGAAGACGTCGGCATGGCCGACCCGATGGCGCTCCTGGTGGCGACGGCCGCCGCGCACGCCGTCGAGTTCGTCGGCTTCCCCGAAGCGCAGCTGAACCTGGCCCAGGCGGTCGTGCACTTGGCCACCGCGCCCAAGAGCAACCGCAGCGCCCTCGGGATCTGGAGCGCACTCGACGACGTGGCGGCGCGTCCCGCCGGTCCCGTGCCCGCGCACCTGCGCGACTCGCACTACCGCAGCGCCAGCCGCATCGGCCACGGCGTGGGCTACGAGTATCCACACGACGACCCGCGCGGATGGGTGCCCCAGGAGTACCGCCCCGACGAAGTTGCGGGGCGGACGTACTACGAGCCGTCCGAGCACGGCTTCGAGGCCGAGGTGAAGGACCGCCAACAGCGCCGCCGCGGCTCCTAGGCTGGGCACCTATGCGCATGTTCGGACGCCTCTTGTGGTTCGCCCTCGGCACGTTCGCCGGTTACAACCTCGCCGTGCGCGTGCAGCAGGCGGCGCGCGCCGCCGATCGCCTGCGGCCGGTGAACATGCGCGATGACATCGTCCGGGGGGCGAAGACTGCGGCGTCGCAGGCCCGCCAGGTGATCCGCGACCTGTCGAGCGACAACCTCGCGTCCTAAAGGCTGCGGGCCGGCCGGCCCCCGTCCCGTAGATTGATATCCGTCATGGACTCGAATTCGCTGCGCCGCGCTTTCACCGACTTCTTCGTCGAGCGCGGGCACACGCGGGTCCCGTCGTCGGGCGTCATCCCGCATCATCCGACGGCGCCGCTGTTCACCAACGCCGGCATGAACCAGTTCGTGCCGTACTTCCTCGGCGAGGAACCGGCGCCATTCCCGCGCGCCACCAGCATCCAGAAGTGCATTCGCCTCTCGGGCAAGCACAACGACATCGACGAACTCGGCAAGACGCGCCGCCACATGTCGTTTTTCGAGATGCTGGGCAACTTCAGCTTCGGCGACTACTTCAAGGAAGACGCCATCAAGATGGCGTGGGCGCTGCTGACCGAGGTCGTGGGATTCGACGGCGACCGTCTCTGGCCGACGGTGCACACGACCGACGACGACGCCGAGGCGATCTGGCACGAGACGATCGGCGTGCCGATGGAGCGCATCCAGCGGCTCGGTGACAAGGACAACTTCTGGGACATGGGCCCGACGGGTCCGTGCGGACCGTGCTCCGAGATCCACTACGACTGCGGCCCGGAGTGGGGTGCCGAAGGCGGGCCCGAACACGGCGACAGTGATCGCTACGTCGAGTTCTGGAACCTCGTGTTCATGCAGAACCAGTACGGCGAGAACGGCGAAATCCTCGACCTGCCGCGCAAGAACATCGACACCGGCGGCGGTCTCGAGCGCTGGCTCATGCTCCTCCAGGGCGTCGATACCGTGTTCGACACCGACGAGCTGCGCCGCATCGTCGCCGAAGCCGAACGACTCACCGGAGCGCGCTACGGCAACGACCCGACGACGACGGCTGCGCTCCGCGTCCTCGGCGACCACGCGCGGACCATCCCGATCCTCATCGAAGGCGGCGTGGTGCCGTCGAACGAGGAGCGCGGCTACATCTGCCGCAGCGTCGTGCGACGCGCGGTGCGAAAGACGTATCAACTCGGTGTCGAGCGCGTCGTGTTGCCCGACCTGGTCGGCGCCGCCATCGACATCAGCGCACAGGCGTTCCCCGAGCTGGTGCGGGCCAAGGACACGATCCTCGGCCACGTCGAACGCGAAGAGGAACGATTCCGCCGCACGCTGCGTGACGGCTCGGCGGTGTTGGAACAAGAGGTGGCGACCGGTCGTGTCAGCGGCGCGGTCGCCTTCCAGCTTCACGACACGTTTGGATTCCCGATCGAGATCACGACCGAAGTCGCCGAAGAGCGCGGCGTCGAACTCGACCGCGCCGGATTCGACGAGCGCATGGCCGAGCAGCGCCGTCGGGCCAAGGCCGGCCGGAAAATCGTCGCGGCCGACGGGCGCGATACCGCCACGTACCGGGAAATCCTCGACCAGCACGGGCCCACGATCTTCGTCGGCTACGACGACACTGAGTCCAACTCGACGATCGTCGCGGTGCTCGAGAACGAGGACGGCACCGTCGAGGTCTTCCTCGACCGGACGCCGTTCTACGCCGAGAGCGGCGGCCAGGTGGGCGACACCGGCGCCATCGAGACGGCCAGTGGTCTCGTCCAGGTGACCGACACGACCGCGGCCATTCCGGGCTTGTTCCGCCACATCGGCAAGCTCGAAGGCGAGATCGAAGTCGGCCAGCGCGCCACCGTGTCGATCGACGTGCCCCGACGCGAAGCGATCATGCGCAACCACACCGGCACGCACTTGCTGCACTGGGCGCTGCGCAAAGTGCTGGGCGACCACGTGAAGCAGCAGGGATCGCTCGTCAGTCCCGAATTCCTGCGTTTCGACTTCAGCCACCACCAGCCGATGACGGCCGCCGAGATCGCCCAGGTTGAAGCGTTGGTCAACGCCGAGATCCTCGCCAATCCGACGGTGGGCCGCGGCGAGTACTCGAAGACCGAAGCCGAGCAGATGGGCGCGATCGCCTTCTTCGGTGACAAGTACGGCGATCGCGTGCGCGTGATTCAGGCGGGCCCGAATTCGATCGAGTTCTGTGGCGGCACGCACGTCTCGGCGCTGGGCACGATCGGCACCGTCAAGATCACGAAGGAAGAGTCGATCGGCGCCAACATGCGCCGCATCTTCGCCACCACCGGCGAAGGCACGATCGAGTGGATGAACGAGCGCGATCGGCTTGTGCAGGAAGCCGCCGCGCTGCTGAAGGCGTCGCCCGACGAACTGATAACCGCCGTGACGCGCACCCTCGAACGCAACAAGGCGCTCGAAACCGAACTGCGCAATCTGAAGTCGGCGAGCGCCCGCGCCGAAGGTCCAGCG
The window above is part of the Acidimicrobiales bacterium genome. Proteins encoded here:
- a CDS encoding replication-associated recombination protein A translates to MRRQAPLADRLRPTTLDEIVGQEHLLGPGRPLRTLVESDRLSSIILWGPPGTGKTTLARVIASVTNRAFVPLSAVTAGVKDVRDTVDGARQRLAEGGRPTILFLDEVHRFNKAQQDALLPSVEDGTLTLIGATTENPYFEVNAPLLSRSTLFRLEPLGDDSMHKLAQRALDSEGATADDDAVAHLINLVDGDGRALLTSLEVAIVLAGPDKHVTLEHAEAARGARALRYERDDHYDVISAFIKSIRGSDPDAGLYWLARMITAGEDPRFIARRLVILASEDVGMADPMALLVATAAAHAVEFVGFPEAQLNLAQAVVHLATAPKSNRSALGIWSALDDVAARPAGPVPAHLRDSHYRSASRIGHGVGYEYPHDDPRGWVPQEYRPDEVAGRTYYEPSEHGFEAEVKDRQQRRRGS
- the secD gene encoding protein translocase subunit SecD: MKKRRNALSLVIIVAVALSSLTYTLVKKNKPTLGLDLQGGISLVLAPAKKVDSGVLKQSVAIIRNRVDALGVGEPDITTQGNNIIVELPGVKDQDKARKIIGQTAELRFRPVLQANIPPEKTAATTTTKKGATTSTTAEGATTTTTIPDIPTTPRDQDIATETVILPMNDAKGNQVERFQLGPALLTGQVVRTARAAFDQSQGTWYVQLFLTSKGSPQFDAMAAANQGKQIAIVLDGVVKSAPTINATSFNGKPTITGSFTQREAKDLALVLRYGALPVQLKEQNVEKISATLGKDSLKAGVLAGLVGLVLVLLYMIFYYRALGIVVVMGLTVSASLLWSIIGYLGEHNGLTLSLSGATGIIVSIGVTVDSYVVFFERLKDELKSGKTIRSSVDRGFSKAYRTILNADGSSLIAALALYWLTVGPVRGFAFYLGLSTLLDLFVAYFFTRPMVAVLAQSRTFTEARHLGVARGLAVEGAAG
- a CDS encoding bifunctional (p)ppGpp synthetase/guanosine-3',5'-bis(diphosphate) 3'-pyrophosphohydrolase → MATVDKVLPWRRTAASDSIVAPVVDAYRQRHSKGDAALILRAYDSAAEAHREQTRQSGEAYIHHPVAVANIVAGLGLDDITIAAALLHDAVEDTSLTLNDVADRFGSVVAAVVDGVTKLDRVAFDSKEAQQAATMRKMLVAMAKDWRVLIIKLADRLHNMRTVAAMPVWKQRRTAQETLDIYAPLAHRLGIQELRWQLEDLSFAVLHPKLYAEIDHMVAVRSPEREAYLTGVLDTAREHLERLGVEATVTGRPKNLYSIYEKMVIKGKEFNEIYDLVGIRVLVESQKDCYAAIGAIHATWPPLPGRVKDYIATPKFNLYQSLHTTVVGPGGKPLEVQIRTHDMHRRAEFGIAAHWGYKEKATPQDIAWVQRFVDWQQDTTDPAEFLETLKLDLDTDEVYVFTPKGDIMTLPIGSVPVDFAYAVHTEVGHRCIGARVNGRLARLDSKLSSGDTVEVITSKLPTAGPSRDWLDQVASPRARNKIRQWFSRERRDDAIDNGRDELFKAMRREGLPVQKLSNSPMLPTIAVEIGHADLDALYAAIGENHVSAHSVAQRIARELRGGDHEEQLPTTARQERRSARKRHPAGVYVEGLDDVMVRLSKCCTPVPGDAILGFVTRGRGVSVHRVDCANAASLTAMADSGESRLIEVEWDRESPGVFMVSIEVLALDRTRLLLDVSRVLSEHHINILGSATGAGADRLSRMRFDIELADPSHLETLLSAIKRIDSVYDAYRALPGRN
- the aspS gene encoding aspartate--tRNA ligase — its product is MTLRTDYCGALRSSDIGRTVTVCGWVARRREHGEHLAFVDVRDYTGVVQCVVDGAHDLRNEYVVAVTGVVRARPEGTVNDNLPTGEVEIGDCSVEVLNTAEPPPFPLDGRVDTDETIRLRYRYVDLRTERMQKNLRVRAKVNSAVRRAMEEQDFLEIETPMLIASTPEGARDFVVPSRLQPGTFYVLPQSPQLFKQLSMVGGCDKYFQIARCLRDEDLRADRQFEFMQLDLEMSFAEQQDVLAATSRAVAAAVKAVTGEDLGTIETMTWLDAMERFGSDKPDLRFGMELVELTDVFAATEFNAFKAPCVKGIKVDGGAEFTRNRLDDLTDMAKRYGAKGLVWMRVTDDGLDSPVAKFLSADEIGALRTEMKAQTGDLLLLVADERPKVRHVLGLLRVELGRPPVTEGGLHFTWIVDFPLFEGIDDDGRPVAAHHLFTMPNLEDLDNLESDPLAVRAQSYDLVLNGWELGSGSVRIHRPDIQQRVFDAVGIMQEEAQRRFGFLLDAFRYGAPPHAGFAFGLDRLVAILAGEENIREVIAFPKTQSGLDLLTGAPTPIENAQLTELQLRHMPPPK
- the secF gene encoding protein translocase subunit SecF; this encodes MTNATHERGLWTRLYHGETRINFLNASKWFFLASGIIIVLGLLSLTFNGLNRGIEFRGGTSWEIPAHKLTVAKARSTLPAALRDAKVQQLGSGAIRIEADPKSTEAADKITVDLAKAAHVQERQISVNSVGPTWGKEITAKAQRALEWFLVLVGIFIAVRFSEWKMAVTILIALVHDILITVGVYSLFKLEVTPPTVIAILTILGYSIYDGIVVFDKVEENTKPLAVSGRMTYTDMVNVSLNQTLMRSVNTTLTAVMPILSLLVIGAFILGATTLEEFAIALLIGLASGAYSSIFIASPILAWLKEREPRFAAVRDRLARGVGGGGPLVPGVATVGAAGSGYRDRDTGGAAPLVPGQVLTGEGASRPASAPITARARKKGRRR
- the hisS gene encoding histidine--tRNA ligase; this encodes MAGQYKAPKGTFDVLGPESARYEALIALFATMAHRYGFELLVQPMFEDVGVFQRIGGSTDVVRKEMYDFEDKGGRHIALRPEGTAQAARAYLEYHPTPPWKVWYTGPKFRYDRPQKGRYRQHHEVGVEAIGTSDADVDVEVISLACDFYAALGLTRLKLRLTSLGDSVCRPAYRAELEAFLEARRDQLCPEHRDRISENPMRVLDCKRDDCIAATKDAPHMVDRLCEPCTEHFARVRAGLDAAGIAYVLDPSLVRGLDYYTRTTFEFEAEALESAQNAAGGGGRYDGLIEQLGGQPTPGIGFGLGIERILIACDAEGAFATPTERLDVFVIDTTGGDAARDIARELRLAGLRVDRAFDNRSFKSQMTAALRSGARLAIVVEDTGITIRTLMQKGEPVSVERANLVASLNERLSS
- a CDS encoding adenine phosphoribosyltransferase; amino-acid sequence: MSSDFGWLKNHITEVPDFPRPGVDFKDITPLFADPDAFRFAVDALADHVAGDQVDYVVGIEARGFVTAAPVAYRLGAGLVVVRKEGKLPRVVERTMYALEYGDGVLEVHADAIPTDARVLIVDDVLATGGTAVAAVELVERLGGIVVGLGFLAELAFLHGRDRLAGRDVTTLVTYE